A stretch of Aedes aegypti strain LVP_AGWG chromosome 2, AaegL5.0 Primary Assembly, whole genome shotgun sequence DNA encodes these proteins:
- the LOC5574478 gene encoding oocyte zinc finger protein XlCOF6 isoform X1 — protein sequence MDILIEPDCYKVCRICMENCEEDFVCVYDEFEDNILMDVIAECARVEIRKDDVLPRNVCRNCAEYMIVAYHIIQKCRESDQTLRSIFKHEIDIHSRKDEEKPFCATDLQEEDLNPEEYEFLLSEAYDNMILDNVEDLIGEQVDELPNDFPDLGHVDDENTPPLLSTVKVEQVQLGNPQVDQQLVQVEQPPVDTHETKRCCGCKQEFETETELMHHSNAVHFNERGNINDPTRPFRCHICYKSFVTLQHLKEHQRIAVRKYFCRQCGKGKASNDFPSMDPLNTGNFSRTGFMTQSNLENHHKCHYTSAETKKCCGCRSEFETEEALTAHSIQIHKPEQMVDPRRPFECAVCYRRYPTRKSLVSHKRLNQQHRCAHCGEIFAKRIFLTIHERNYHPDAPKEEDPKRRCCGCYLEFPNMDELQLHASATHKLQRNQIADETKPYECDICCKRFISMFSLHHHQKKANQGRRYVCEVCGRSFNRAFDKANHATTHSNEMPFSCEICGRRFKNKLYLKNHHKLHTTGETKEFACPECGKCFRTKDLLKTHSITHSEERRFVCSLCSATFKRMQCLRIHLKIHNKEKPYGCTLCERRYTQSSDLKRHMLTHSTGDEARPYQCQYCLKRYPRKDYLKIHVRKQHLEKADLTLIEEMAFELRDHGDDSDFLLI from the coding sequence ATAAGGAAAGACGATGTACTGCCACGGAATGTCTGTCGGAACTGCGCCGAGTATATGATCGTGGCCTACCACATCATCCAGAAGTGTCGCGAATCGGATCAAACGTTGAGGTCAATCTTCAAGCATGAGATCGATATACACAGCCGAAAGGACGAGGAGAAGCCATTCTGTGCGACTGATCTGCAGGAAGAGGACCTCAATCCGGAGGAATATGAGTTTCTACTGTCGGAGGCATACGACAACATGATATTGGACAATGTGGAAGATTTGATAGGTGAACAGGTAGACGAGCTGCCAAATGACTTTCCAGATTTGGGTCATGTCGACGATGAGAATACACCTCCACTGCTGAGCACCGTCAAAGTTGAACAGGTTCAGTTGGGGAATCCCCAAGTTGATCAACAACTCGTACAAGTAGAACAGCCACCTGTTGACACACACGAAACAAAGAGGTGCTGTGGTTGTAAGCAAGAGTTCGAAACGGAGACCGAACTGATGCACCACAGCAATGCAGTGCACTTCAACGAGCGTGGCAATATCAATGATCCCACCAGGCCCTTCCGATGCCACATATGTTACAAATCGTTTGTAACGCTTCAGCATCTAAAGGAGCACCAACGAATCGCCGTCCGTAAATACTTCTGTCGACAGTGTGGAAAAGGTAAGGCTTCAAACGACTTCCCATCAATGGACCCACTCAACACAGGTAATTTCTCTCGGACAGGTTTCATGACCCAATCGAATCTGGAGAATCACCACAAATGCCACTACACATCCGCAGAGACGAAGAAATGCTGCGGATGCCGCAGTGAATTTGAAACTGAAGAAGCTCTCACAGCTCATTCTATCCAGATTCACAAACCCGAGCAAATGGTTGACCCAAGAAGACCGTTCGAATGTGCAGTTTGCTACCGTCGTTATCCAACTCGCAAATCTTTGGTTAGTCACAAGCGCTTGAACCAGCAGCATCGTTGTGCGCATTGCGGGGAAATCTTTGCCAAAAGAATCTTCCTTACCATCCACGAACGTAACTACCACCCGGATGCCCCTAAGGAAGAAGACCCCAAAAGACGTTGCTGCGGATGTTACCTTGAATTTCCCAACATGGATGAACTGCAGCTGCACGCCTCGGCCACCCACAAACTCCAGCGCAATCAGATTGCCGATGAAACGAAACCTTACGAGTGCGACATCTGCTGCAAGCGGTTCATCTCCATGTTCAGCTTGCACCACCATCAGAAGAAGGCCAATCAGGGCAGACGTTACGTGTGCGAAGTGTGCGGTCGTTCGTTCAACCGCGCCTTCGACAAAGCCAACCACGCCACAACCCATTCCAACGAGATGCCCTTCTCGTGCGAAATCTGCGGCCGGCGGTTCAAGAATAAGCTCTACCTCAAAAACCATCACAAGCTGCACACCACCGGCGAAACGAAGGAATTCGCCTGCCCCGAATGTGGCAAGTGTTTCCGCACCAAGGATCTCCTCAAAACCCATTCCATTACGCACAGCGAAGAACGTCGGTTCGTGTGCAGTCTCTGTTCCGCCACGTTCAAGCGGATGCAGTGCCTTAGAATTCATCTCAAGATACACAACAAGGAAAAACCGTACGGATGTACTCTCTGCGAACGTCGCTACACCCAGTCGTCGGATCTGAAGCGGCACATGCTGACGCACAGCACCGGCGACGAGGCGCGGCCATATCAGTGCCAATACTGTCTGAAGCGCTATCCACGCAAGGATTACCTCAAGATTCACGTCAGGAAGCAGCACCTCGAGAAGGCGGATCTGACGCTGATCGAGGAGATGGCCTTTGAGCTGCGAGACCACGGAGACGATAGCGACTTTTTgctcatttaa
- the LOC5574478 gene encoding oocyte zinc finger protein XlCOF6 isoform X2, whose protein sequence is MDILIEPDCYKVCRICMENCEEDFVCVYDEFEDNILMDVIAECARVEIRKDDVLPRNVCRNCAEYMIVAYHIIQKCRESDQTLRSIFKHEIDIHSRKDEEKPFCATDLQEEDLNPEEYEFLLSEAYDNMILDNVEDLIGEQVDELPNDFPDLGHVDDENTPPLLSTVKVEQVQLGNPQVDQQLVQVEQPPVDTHETKRCCGCKQEFETETELMHHSNAVHFNERGNINDPTRPFRCHICYKSFVTLQHLKEHQRIAVRKYFCRQCGKGFMTQSNLENHHKCHYTSAETKKCCGCRSEFETEEALTAHSIQIHKPEQMVDPRRPFECAVCYRRYPTRKSLVSHKRLNQQHRCAHCGEIFAKRIFLTIHERNYHPDAPKEEDPKRRCCGCYLEFPNMDELQLHASATHKLQRNQIADETKPYECDICCKRFISMFSLHHHQKKANQGRRYVCEVCGRSFNRAFDKANHATTHSNEMPFSCEICGRRFKNKLYLKNHHKLHTTGETKEFACPECGKCFRTKDLLKTHSITHSEERRFVCSLCSATFKRMQCLRIHLKIHNKEKPYGCTLCERRYTQSSDLKRHMLTHSTGDEARPYQCQYCLKRYPRKDYLKIHVRKQHLEKADLTLIEEMAFELRDHGDDSDFLLI, encoded by the exons ATAAGGAAAGACGATGTACTGCCACGGAATGTCTGTCGGAACTGCGCCGAGTATATGATCGTGGCCTACCACATCATCCAGAAGTGTCGCGAATCGGATCAAACGTTGAGGTCAATCTTCAAGCATGAGATCGATATACACAGCCGAAAGGACGAGGAGAAGCCATTCTGTGCGACTGATCTGCAGGAAGAGGACCTCAATCCGGAGGAATATGAGTTTCTACTGTCGGAGGCATACGACAACATGATATTGGACAATGTGGAAGATTTGATAGGTGAACAGGTAGACGAGCTGCCAAATGACTTTCCAGATTTGGGTCATGTCGACGATGAGAATACACCTCCACTGCTGAGCACCGTCAAAGTTGAACAGGTTCAGTTGGGGAATCCCCAAGTTGATCAACAACTCGTACAAGTAGAACAGCCACCTGTTGACACACACGAAACAAAGAGGTGCTGTGGTTGTAAGCAAGAGTTCGAAACGGAGACCGAACTGATGCACCACAGCAATGCAGTGCACTTCAACGAGCGTGGCAATATCAATGATCCCACCAGGCCCTTCCGATGCCACATATGTTACAAATCGTTTGTAACGCTTCAGCATCTAAAGGAGCACCAACGAATCGCCGTCCGTAAATACTTCTGTCGACAGTGTGGAAAAG GTTTCATGACCCAATCGAATCTGGAGAATCACCACAAATGCCACTACACATCCGCAGAGACGAAGAAATGCTGCGGATGCCGCAGTGAATTTGAAACTGAAGAAGCTCTCACAGCTCATTCTATCCAGATTCACAAACCCGAGCAAATGGTTGACCCAAGAAGACCGTTCGAATGTGCAGTTTGCTACCGTCGTTATCCAACTCGCAAATCTTTGGTTAGTCACAAGCGCTTGAACCAGCAGCATCGTTGTGCGCATTGCGGGGAAATCTTTGCCAAAAGAATCTTCCTTACCATCCACGAACGTAACTACCACCCGGATGCCCCTAAGGAAGAAGACCCCAAAAGACGTTGCTGCGGATGTTACCTTGAATTTCCCAACATGGATGAACTGCAGCTGCACGCCTCGGCCACCCACAAACTCCAGCGCAATCAGATTGCCGATGAAACGAAACCTTACGAGTGCGACATCTGCTGCAAGCGGTTCATCTCCATGTTCAGCTTGCACCACCATCAGAAGAAGGCCAATCAGGGCAGACGTTACGTGTGCGAAGTGTGCGGTCGTTCGTTCAACCGCGCCTTCGACAAAGCCAACCACGCCACAACCCATTCCAACGAGATGCCCTTCTCGTGCGAAATCTGCGGCCGGCGGTTCAAGAATAAGCTCTACCTCAAAAACCATCACAAGCTGCACACCACCGGCGAAACGAAGGAATTCGCCTGCCCCGAATGTGGCAAGTGTTTCCGCACCAAGGATCTCCTCAAAACCCATTCCATTACGCACAGCGAAGAACGTCGGTTCGTGTGCAGTCTCTGTTCCGCCACGTTCAAGCGGATGCAGTGCCTTAGAATTCATCTCAAGATACACAACAAGGAAAAACCGTACGGATGTACTCTCTGCGAACGTCGCTACACCCAGTCGTCGGATCTGAAGCGGCACATGCTGACGCACAGCACCGGCGACGAGGCGCGGCCATATCAGTGCCAATACTGTCTGAAGCGCTATCCACGCAAGGATTACCTCAAGATTCACGTCAGGAAGCAGCACCTCGAGAAGGCGGATCTGACGCTGATCGAGGAGATGGCCTTTGAGCTGCGAGACCACGGAGACGATAGCGACTTTTTgctcatttaa